The DNA segment ACACATCCATAAAGTgtatatttacaatttaaaatgaattattcagaaaggcattaataataatacatattattgtaaacagaaattgtttaatGCGTTATTCAACAATTCTGAAATACATGTCATAACTCTGGGAGTGGATGTACACATAAGGTTAGCTGTTTATAAACTTTTAGGCAAAATTCTGCCTTTTTTCAGAGTTTTGAAAAGACTGTCTCTGATCTCTTTTGTCCGTAGACAGTAAATTACTGGGTTTGTCAGAGTGggaaaaatattatgaaataatatGCCAATAATTCTCATGTCCACGGATGTACCAGGAATTCTGTAGGAGATGATGACTGCACTGGCAACGAAGTAGAAAATGGAAATGACCAACATGTGTGTTCCACAGGTATAGAAAGCTTTCATGCGTCCCTCGGAGGTGGCAATCTTGAGAACTGAAGATATGATCTTCACATATGAAAATACAATATACATCATAGGAAAAGCCAAGACACTCAGAGCTATGGTTAATCCAATATAACTAGTGGTCAGAATATTGCCACAGGCTAAACTCAGCACAGAAGAGAAATCACAAACACATTGTACAATTTTATTAGGGCCGCAGAATGGAAATCTGAGCGTGAGAGCTacaataatagttgaacaaagacaGGCCGTTAACCAGCAACCCACCATCAGTTTCAAGATACGAGTGTTGTCCATTAAATTTGGATAGTGAAGAGGATGACAAATGGCTATGTATCGGTCATATGCCATGAGCCCCAAGAGAAAAGACTCTGAGaaaaacagactaaaaaaaaaaaacatttgtgtgaaGCAAGCGGTAAACGAAACCGACCTGGAGCCAAACCTAAAGAGAACTAGAATACCCGGGATTATGTTAGTTGCTAAAACAATGTCTAAAATAGCAAGGCCACAAACTAATACGTACATAGGAGTGTGCAGACTTTTGTCTGATGAGAATATAAAGATGAGGAGGAAATTCCAAAGGAGAATAAAGAGATATGCAGTTAGAAAGACGGCAAAGAAAATCCTCCTGCTTTCTTCATCTCCAAATCCGGGAATCCCAGCAAGAACAAATTCTTGGACAGGCGAACCAGTTTGATTCATTCTGTTGTTGTCAACTCAGTCGATTCTGTgataaataaaacagataaaaagtACTGTGACTAGTTATGAGTTACGCCATTACCCAAACATTTATTACAAACTTTTACAGAGTAGCTTAGAATATAAGAATTTGACAAGAGTGAAGTAACTCAACATTTACAGTTCTAATACACGATTGTTAGCATCGTaaagtaaattgatttttttaacattaaaatccaTCCTCCTATTTTTGGAGCCCACTTTTTCCATTCCAGAGTTTTTGGAGATCGACAAGGTATACAGACATGACTGTACAAGACTCAAAGACCACCATCTACACAGGACACTaacaattggttatatttaaaCTCTGGATCATATTAAATTGTCACCCAAACTAACATTCATGTTTTTTGGAAAGCAGAGTAGCAAGAGAAGCATGAGTAGAACATACAGACTATATAGAAGGAACTGACCACAAATTACATTAAAGTACAAGTCATTATGTCGCCATACAATGAAAGTCTCAAACatgttatactagggggctccaccccctgctcgcttcgctcgccaacccctggcgttggggcatgacaaagagtgagatgtatgaattagatatagaatagtgtgcaggtttggatgatgcctatataaatacaaaatagagtgtttggcatagagtaatgttttattggaatatttctctgtatacaacattagtagtaaagatggtgtctagtctttgaatgagtcttccttggcatggatcatttttaattttaactttaatgtgagatgaacgtcgaacacatgagaaggcaaaataaagttgtgcatgtccaaaaacgggttcagagaggtagatgccaaccttgtccatggtttgtccttgtgatttgttgctggtcatggcaaatgcaggtttaatggggaactgtcggtgtttcaatgtaaaaggtaattctaggtcagaactcgtaaggtcaattccaagaatgagaacagtattgttagcatgtgaatctgaaagaactgttgtttgaataacatcgtgtgttatggtgttgacgattaaccgtgtgccattgcataaaccctgtttagtgttaaggtttcttaatagcatgattattgttccgtttttaagggtaatgttgtgttgtggtcattcgtccgggttaatagtgttcaaatattctaatgggaaattcagatgttcattgtcgtcatcagagtcaactttgtcagagcttagaaagagccgtgtctctccaggaagtaatgaaatgacctggttaataatgtgattaacattaatattttttggacataatatagtgcgttgtgttaaccacatatgcgaaagcagtatgggccattgccttttggtgtcctgttatgttctctggtagatgcaaaagcaaatgaactattgtaggatctaatgtagttcataaagtttttactttcaggcacatccttagttagaagcttctgtagatattcaggatatgaatgtaaaggaggcagtctaatctgccccttttgacaacaacgtgtaaattcattatttgtattgccagttgtttcttctgtgaagttaagtgaatgacaatgattgcaaatgacattcattaatcccaatgaattttcctcaatagtggactcattattgaaagcgttgtcagccaactggcgtaagcgttcagcagacgtctggtgttgatgtctgcgacgggcatgttttgcttgtggtgtttgagtgccgcgttgttgcatgtccattatttgtgacgcgctatttttgagttttaattgatccgcctccgctttgcgcaaagtccgtttcactctacgtcgtgcattgtttgtatcgagccttgtccgtttttgtatgtcggtcagttgagctttctgctttttgagtcctgcttgcttgttttctggccggtcatatgcgcgttgctttgctcccttttttgtatgtctgagacgcaagctctttcttttgaaatcgtgcttgttttgatgcagcactttgagacgcgcgctgtatgcatctacgttcaatgtgtctgttcatttgggcacgtctctgtaacggggttacttgagctttgcgttttttgatccgagacattttttctcacgtattttccgaagcgcattgtatgcgccgccgtgtattctttttgtttcattcgtgttcgtgtgtttggttccgttatccgatccgaatagttttgtacccgtgaccgtgtatgcatgacttgtttgttcctcagcgtgcgaaatatggattaGTATTAAGGAGGatagcactcactgttaatatggagccttttctccagttgaacggttaacagtgctttattttaatgagatccacctatgctgcctagtgtgaaggttttgagatgacgtatgtttaatatggacgtttcctttagatatgtggctttgggtgtcacttcttattgattggggggggtgtgtgggtgaggattgttgttgagcgagcgtcttctttcgttttgtgttccaggggcttgttgaatccccctctttgtgtgtgtcccgtccgccctttcttgcgcctgcgcagtacgtctttttgcagctacggcccatggccggatgtgcctgcgtccatcatccggtttagcattctcggttagtaatatggatagaagcacaaacatttatatgttatttatataaaagccagatcgaatgttatttaacttcattcatttacttatcttcctacagcgtaaagtcacaagtagacttcaGAGCTTCCTTTGTTTGATCGACAAGGCCATGCTCAAAAATTACACatgtaatgccacaaaaaatgcctgctgacacttcagtacgcgagcaatggtatgagaatggttttagacttcttttttgggcacatacaccgtccagatctaaacactagcgtggagagtggccagatttacgagttttttcgtaagctttggtaatgcTAGTGTTAATTGGAcacctgggctaattaagtgaactgctCAAGTTCCTCAAGTTGTGTGTTCTGTGGGAAGAATATAGAAATCAGAAAACTAtgtttggtaaatatatatatatttttttcttttaaacgatattttcattttgattttcattctacttttccaggtattattattgtttaatgaatccattatttactaattaatgggtctgacactaaagtaattgcagcctttgattatttagtgtttgcCTGGATATCTGCTtcgctcgtttttaattgtcattaataagatacaacgaagggggaaaactgcactgagaaagttcaaaatataatgaaatcaacaaaagaaagttaaacgtttacatctatagcaaaagcagaaatatttctagatgtcttataaatataaaaatcatgctgtggtgcttttctgaatgtagaataagagagaaaaaaatgccagctaattaaatgagatcagcgttatcagatgttgtcactgattatggatctggttggaacaaaaacctgaagctatggtgggtccccaggaccgagtttgagaagcaCTGTGTTAACTGATAAAGATTATATCCATAAAAGCTGAAAAGAAAGATCAT comes from the Erpetoichthys calabaricus chromosome 4, fErpCal1.3, whole genome shotgun sequence genome and includes:
- the LOC127527690 gene encoding olfactory receptor 2AT4-like, whose amino-acid sequence is MNQTGSPVQEFVLAGIPGFGDEESRRIFFAVFLTAYLFILLWNFLLIFIFSSDKSLHTPMYVLVCGLAILDIVLATNIIPGILVLFRFGSRSVSFTACFTQMFFFFSLFFSESFLLGLMAYDRYIAICHPLHYPNLMDNTRILKLMVGCWLTACLCSTIIVALTLRFPFCGPNKIVQCVCDFSSVLSLACGNILTTSYIGLTIALSVLAFPMMYIVFSYVKIISSVLKIATSEGRMKAFYTCGTHMLVISIFYFVASAVIISYRIPGTSVDMRIIGILFHNIFPTLTNPVIYCLRTKEIRDSLFKTLKKGRILPKSL